In one Streptomyces sp. NBC_01288 genomic region, the following are encoded:
- a CDS encoding DUF6191 domain-containing protein, whose translation MQFVFFMTLPGLVVLLTALAFLDQLLLKMGRAGMLPWRNSGRQGQISATGFEQLHASLSPGKQTELKERQSALVMRDDEEDGDPPWSTVDLHAGTAVIRLNRSRDTA comes from the coding sequence GTGCAGTTCGTTTTCTTCATGACGCTGCCCGGGCTGGTGGTCCTGCTGACCGCCCTCGCGTTCCTCGACCAGCTGCTCCTGAAGATGGGCCGCGCCGGAATGCTCCCCTGGCGGAACTCCGGGCGGCAGGGCCAGATATCCGCGACCGGCTTCGAGCAGCTCCACGCGAGCCTGTCGCCGGGCAAGCAGACCGAGCTGAAGGAACGGCAGAGCGCGCTGGTGATGCGGGACGACGAGGAGGACGGGGACCCGCCCTGGTCGACCGTCGACCTGCACGCGGGCACGGCGGTCATCCGGCTGAACAGGTCCCGCGACACGGCGTAG
- a CDS encoding AIM24 family protein codes for MFRLQGSKVLAVDMTGDAVKAKNGSMVAYDGQMAFKKMSGGGEGIRGMVTRRLTGEQMTVMEVRGQGTCWFADRASEINLVNLQGDKLYVESSNLLVTDAGLRTGTTFTGLRGASQGNGLFTTTVEGHGQAAIMSDGPAVVLRVSRQYPLTVDPGAYIAHQGNLQQSFQSGVTFRTLFGEGGGEAFQIRFEGDGLVYVQPSERNTIAGDV; via the coding sequence ATGTTTCGGCTCCAGGGCAGCAAGGTGCTCGCCGTCGACATGACCGGGGACGCCGTGAAGGCGAAGAACGGCTCGATGGTCGCGTACGACGGGCAGATGGCCTTCAAGAAGATGAGCGGTGGCGGTGAGGGCATCCGGGGGATGGTGACCCGGCGGCTCACCGGTGAGCAGATGACGGTGATGGAGGTGAGGGGGCAGGGGACGTGCTGGTTCGCGGACCGGGCCTCCGAGATCAACCTCGTGAATCTCCAGGGGGACAAGCTGTACGTGGAGTCGAGCAATCTGCTCGTGACCGACGCCGGGCTGCGGACGGGGACCACGTTCACCGGGCTGCGCGGCGCCTCGCAGGGCAACGGGCTGTTCACGACGACCGTCGAAGGACATGGCCAGGCGGCGATCATGTCGGACGGTCCGGCGGTGGTGCTGCGGGTCAGCCGGCAGTACCCGCTGACCGTCGACCCGGGCGCGTACATCGCGCACCAGGGGAACCTCCAGCAGTCCTTCCAGTCCGGTGTGACCTTCCGCACGCTCTTCGGGGAGGGCGGCGGCGAGGCTTTCCAGATCCGCTTCGAGGGCGACGGACTCGTCTACGTCCAGCCCAGCGAGCGGAACACGATCGCGGGGGACGTGTGA
- a CDS encoding AIM24 family protein — MTFTEINSKMIQATVMPGQRLFSQRGAMLAYKGDVSFTPNIQGGQGGVMSMLGRRVANEATPLMTVEGSGTVMFGHGGHHIQIINLTGDTLYVEADRLLAFEGTLQQGTMFMGSQGGVMGMVRGQVTGQGLFTTTLQGQGAVAVMAHGGVFEVPITPGRPVHVDPQAYVAHHGDVRNKLSTALGWRDMVGRGSGEAFQLELSGSGAVYVQASEEKL; from the coding sequence ATGACGTTCACCGAGATCAACTCGAAGATGATCCAGGCCACGGTCATGCCGGGCCAGCGACTGTTCAGCCAGCGCGGCGCGATGCTCGCCTACAAGGGCGACGTCTCCTTCACCCCCAACATCCAGGGCGGCCAGGGCGGCGTCATGTCGATGCTCGGGCGCCGGGTGGCGAACGAGGCGACCCCCCTGATGACCGTCGAGGGCAGCGGCACCGTGATGTTCGGTCACGGCGGCCACCACATCCAGATCATCAACCTCACCGGCGACACCCTCTACGTGGAGGCCGACCGCCTCCTCGCCTTCGAGGGCACCCTCCAACAGGGCACGATGTTCATGGGCTCCCAGGGCGGCGTCATGGGCATGGTCCGCGGCCAGGTCACCGGCCAGGGCCTGTTCACCACCACCCTCCAGGGGCAGGGCGCGGTCGCCGTGATGGCCCACGGCGGCGTCTTCGAGGTCCCGATCACCCCAGGGCGCCCGGTCCACGTCGACCCGCAGGCCTACGTCGCCCACCACGGCGACGTACGCAACAAGCTGTCCACGGCGCTCGGTTGGCGCGACATGGTGGGCCGGGGCTCCGGCGAGGCGTTCCAGCTGGAGCTGAGCGGCAGCGGCGCGGTGTACGTCCAGGCGTCGGAGGAGAAGCTGTGA
- a CDS encoding AIM24 family protein: protein MSQYAGSGPTIYDPMTLPVDDNVNKYTFCVELKGSQWFLQKGKMIAYYGSMEFNGIGHGRLDRLVRTSFHSPLHASDWVVADGSGKMLLADRAFDVNAYDLEDANMTIRSGNLLAFQPSLALKQSIVPGFLTLIGTGKIVAASSGPVVFMEPPIRVDPQALVGWADCPSPCHHYDHTYMTGLMGGLRAMTGIGGASGEEHQFEFVGAGTVLLQSSENLMPEQATGVVPHEPGVPGGGGAPTGPSQQAGAPRLPGQLGDLQRRFGL from the coding sequence GTGAGCCAGTACGCGGGGTCCGGCCCCACGATCTACGACCCGATGACCCTCCCGGTCGACGACAACGTCAACAAGTACACCTTCTGCGTGGAGCTCAAGGGGAGCCAGTGGTTCCTGCAGAAGGGGAAGATGATCGCCTACTACGGCTCGATGGAGTTCAACGGCATCGGGCACGGGCGACTCGACCGACTTGTCCGTACGTCGTTCCATTCGCCTCTGCACGCGAGCGACTGGGTCGTGGCGGACGGCTCGGGCAAGATGCTGCTCGCCGACCGGGCCTTCGATGTGAACGCGTACGACCTCGAAGACGCCAACATGACCATTCGCTCGGGCAACCTGCTCGCTTTTCAGCCAAGTCTCGCTCTCAAGCAGTCGATTGTTCCCGGCTTTCTGACACTCATCGGAACCGGCAAGATCGTGGCCGCGTCGAGCGGCCCCGTGGTGTTCATGGAACCCCCGATCCGGGTGGACCCGCAGGCCCTCGTCGGCTGGGCCGACTGCCCCTCCCCCTGCCATCACTACGACCACACGTACATGACCGGCCTGATGGGCGGTCTACGTGCGATGACGGGCATCGGCGGGGCCTCCGGGGAGGAGCACCAGTTCGAGTTCGTCGGGGCCGGCACGGTGCTGCTCCAGTCGTCGGAGAACCTGATGCCCGAGCAGGCCACAGGGGTTGTGCCGCACGAGCCGGGGGTGCCGGGCGGGGGCGGGGCCCCCACAGGCCCCTCACAGCAAGCGGGGGCACCGCGCCTTCCCGGACAGCTGGGGGACCTCCAGCGTCGCTTCGGGCTGTGA
- a CDS encoding MarR family winged helix-turn-helix transcriptional regulator, with protein sequence METETATRWLTEEEQCAWRTHLEVNRLLTYQLEKDLQPFGLTMNDYEILVNLSEAEGVRLRMSDLAAATLQSKSRLSHQITRMENADLVRRENCESDRRGLYAVLTDHGLETMQKVAPHHVASVRRHFIDLATPEGLSDLSKTLKPIAEHLRGQRGRP encoded by the coding sequence ATGGAGACCGAGACGGCCACGCGCTGGCTGACCGAAGAGGAGCAGTGCGCCTGGCGCACCCACCTGGAGGTCAACAGGCTGCTGACGTACCAACTCGAAAAGGATCTGCAGCCGTTCGGCCTGACGATGAACGATTACGAGATCCTGGTGAATCTCTCCGAGGCGGAGGGCGTACGACTGCGGATGAGCGACCTCGCGGCCGCCACGCTCCAGTCCAAGAGCCGCCTCTCGCACCAGATCACCCGCATGGAGAACGCGGACCTGGTCCGCCGGGAGAACTGCGAGTCGGACCGCCGGGGCCTGTACGCGGTGCTGACCGACCACGGTCTGGAGACGATGCAGAAGGTCGCGCCCCACCATGTCGCCTCCGTACGCCGCCACTTCATCGACCTCGCCACCCCCGAGGGTCTGTCCGACCTCAGCAAGACCCTGAAGCCGATCGCGGAACACCTGCGGGGCCAGCGGGGACGTCCCTGA
- a CDS encoding MFS transporter, translating into MSASSSTPVSACPSYAAVLQVPYARRTFAAALVGRLSYGIVSPAVLLAVVRATGSYAAAGTVMAVFGTATVLLLPLRAALVDRHGPRRAVLPMALLYGGLLCVLAAVTWSPGTPEVVLGIVAALTGMCAPPLGPTMRSVWAELVGDRGLLRRAYSLDGVAEELLYVIGPLAVGALLTIAPPAAGVLLSAALIVTGTIAFVMSPALSGVRVSAGAGRGLRPARVRGLLGPVVVAGGMGLALSAVYLLVMAFVEQRGYGDDVVPWVLAAVSAGSAVGGLLNGAVNWRVAARVRLPGAALGLGLALAAAGFASGVWSLTVAVGCAGFFVAPALTTAYLLADEVAAPEARTQAGAWVNMAVNAGSSGGSVLTGLLVGRVPLGVCFVIAGVVAGGAGVVSWVPVRCGWARRSPRR; encoded by the coding sequence ATGTCCGCGTCTTCTTCCACGCCGGTTTCGGCGTGCCCTTCGTATGCCGCCGTACTCCAAGTCCCGTACGCCCGCCGCACGTTCGCGGCCGCACTGGTAGGCCGCCTTTCCTACGGGATCGTCTCCCCGGCGGTCCTGCTCGCGGTCGTCCGCGCCACCGGCTCCTACGCCGCCGCCGGCACGGTCATGGCCGTCTTCGGCACCGCGACCGTCCTCCTGCTCCCCCTGCGCGCGGCCCTGGTGGACCGCCACGGCCCGCGCCGCGCCGTGCTCCCCATGGCTCTCCTCTACGGCGGTCTCCTGTGCGTCCTCGCGGCGGTGACCTGGAGCCCCGGGACGCCGGAGGTGGTGCTCGGCATCGTGGCCGCGCTGACGGGCATGTGCGCGCCCCCACTTGGACCCACGATGCGCTCCGTGTGGGCCGAACTCGTCGGTGACCGTGGGCTGTTGCGGCGCGCTTACAGCCTCGACGGCGTCGCGGAGGAACTCCTGTACGTCATCGGCCCGTTGGCGGTCGGCGCGCTGCTCACCATCGCTCCACCGGCTGCCGGGGTCCTGCTCAGCGCGGCCCTGATCGTGACCGGGACGATCGCCTTCGTCATGTCACCGGCGCTGTCCGGAGTGCGCGTATCCGCGGGCGCCGGGCGGGGGTTGAGGCCGGCCCGGGTGCGTGGGCTGCTCGGTCCGGTGGTCGTGGCCGGGGGGATGGGGCTCGCGTTGAGTGCGGTCTATCTGTTGGTGATGGCGTTCGTGGAGCAGCGGGGGTACGGCGATGACGTCGTGCCGTGGGTGCTGGCGGCGGTGTCGGCGGGCAGCGCGGTGGGTGGCCTCTTGAACGGGGCGGTCAACTGGCGTGTGGCCGCGCGGGTTCGGTTGCCCGGGGCCGCGTTGGGGCTTGGGCTGGCGTTGGCCGCGGCCGGGTTCGCCTCGGGGGTGTGGTCGCTCACCGTGGCTGTGGGGTGTGCGGGGTTCTTTGTGGCACCGGCGTTGACCACCGCGTATCTGCTCGCCGACGAGGTGGCTGCGCCGGAGGCGCGGACTCAGGCCGGGGCGTGGGTCAACATGGCGGTGAACGCGGGGAGTTCGGGTGGGTCGGTGCTGACGGGGCTGCTGGTGGGGCGGGTGCCGTTGGGGGTTTGTTTTGTGATCGCCGGGGTGGTGGCGGGGGGTGCGGGGGTTGTGTCTTGGGTGCCGGTGCGGTGTGGCTGGGCGCGCCGTTCCCCGCGCCGCTAA
- the meaB gene encoding methylmalonyl Co-A mutase-associated GTPase MeaB: MQDVASLVAQAREGRPRAVARLISLVEGASPQLREIMATLAPLTGGAYVVGLTGSPGVGKSTSTSALVTAYRKQGRRVGVLAVDPSSPFSGGALLGDRVRMSDHSSDPGVYIRSMATRGHLGGLAWSAPQAIRVLDAAGCDVILVETVGVGQSEVEIASQADTSVVLLAPGMGDGIQAAKAGILEIGDVYVVNKADRDGADATARELNHMLGLGESRGPGDWRPPIVKTVASRAEGIDEVVEALEKHRAWMEEHGVLAERRTARAAREVETIAVTALRARIGDLHGDRRVGALAERVVAGELDPYRAADELIAGITES; this comes from the coding sequence ATGCAGGACGTCGCCTCGCTGGTGGCCCAGGCCAGGGAAGGCCGGCCGCGGGCCGTGGCCCGGCTGATCTCCCTGGTGGAGGGGGCGTCCCCGCAGCTCAGGGAGATCATGGCGACCCTCGCACCGCTGACCGGCGGGGCCTACGTCGTGGGCCTCACCGGATCGCCCGGCGTGGGCAAGTCCACGTCCACGTCCGCGCTGGTCACGGCGTACCGCAAGCAGGGCAGGCGGGTCGGCGTCCTGGCCGTCGACCCGTCCTCGCCGTTCTCGGGCGGCGCCCTGCTCGGCGACCGTGTCCGCATGTCGGACCACTCCTCCGACCCCGGCGTCTACATCCGCTCGATGGCCACCCGCGGCCACCTCGGCGGCCTCGCCTGGTCCGCCCCGCAGGCGATCCGCGTCCTGGACGCGGCGGGCTGCGACGTGATCCTGGTGGAGACGGTGGGGGTCGGCCAGTCGGAGGTCGAGATCGCGTCTCAAGCGGACACGAGCGTGGTGCTGCTGGCCCCGGGGATGGGCGACGGCATCCAGGCGGCGAAGGCCGGAATCCTGGAGATCGGCGACGTCTACGTCGTCAACAAGGCCGACCGTGACGGCGCCGACGCGACCGCCCGCGAGCTGAACCACATGCTCGGCCTCGGAGAGTCCCGAGGCCCCGGCGACTGGCGCCCCCCGATCGTCAAGACGGTCGCCTCCCGCGCCGAGGGCATCGACGAGGTCGTGGAGGCACTGGAGAAGCACCGGGCGTGGATGGAGGAGCACGGCGTCCTCGCGGAGCGCCGCACGGCCCGGGCGGCTCGCGAGGTCGAGACGATCGCGGTCACGGCCCTGCGCGCGCGCATCGGCGACCTGCACGGAGACCGCCGTGTCGGCGCTCTCGCGGAACGGGTCGTGGCGGGCGAGTTGGACCCGTACCGGGCGGCGGACGAGCTGATCGCGGGCATCACGGAGAGCTGA
- a CDS encoding acetyl-CoA C-acetyltransferase, whose amino-acid sequence MSGTNSTTSVIVSGARTPMGRLLGSLKSFSGADLGGFAIKAALDRAGIGGDQVQYVIMGQVLQAGAGQIPARQAAVKAGIPMSVPALTINKVCLSGLDAIALADQLIRAGEFDVIVAGGQESMTNAPHLLPKSREGYKYGAIEMLDAMAYDGLTDAFENIAMGESTEKHNTRLGIARPEQDSVAALSHQRAAAAQQNGVFEAEITPIEIPQRKGEAVVFSKDEGIRAETTVESLGKLRPAFTKDGTITAGTSSQISDGAAAVVVMSKTKAQELGLEWIAEIGAHGNVAGPDNSLQSQPSNAILHALKKEGLEVESLDLIEINEAFAAVAVQSMKDLGVSTEKVNVNGGAIALGHPIGMSGARLVLHLALELKRRGGGVGAAALCGGGGQGDALIVRVPKA is encoded by the coding sequence ATGTCTGGAACGAACAGCACGACCTCGGTGATCGTCTCGGGCGCCCGGACGCCCATGGGACGCCTGCTGGGCTCCCTGAAGTCCTTCTCCGGAGCCGATCTCGGCGGCTTCGCGATCAAGGCCGCTCTCGACCGTGCGGGTATCGGTGGCGACCAGGTGCAGTACGTGATCATGGGCCAGGTGCTCCAGGCCGGGGCAGGGCAGATCCCGGCACGCCAGGCCGCCGTCAAGGCGGGCATCCCCATGAGCGTCCCCGCGCTCACCATCAACAAGGTCTGCCTCTCGGGCCTCGACGCCATCGCGCTCGCCGACCAGCTCATCCGTGCAGGTGAGTTCGACGTGATCGTCGCGGGCGGCCAGGAGTCCATGACCAACGCCCCCCACCTGCTCCCCAAGTCCCGCGAGGGCTACAAGTACGGCGCGATCGAGATGCTCGACGCGATGGCCTACGACGGCCTCACCGACGCCTTCGAGAACATCGCGATGGGCGAGTCCACGGAGAAGCACAACACGCGGCTGGGTATCGCGAGGCCGGAGCAGGACTCGGTGGCCGCTCTCTCCCACCAGCGGGCGGCAGCCGCCCAGCAGAACGGCGTCTTCGAGGCCGAGATCACCCCGATCGAGATCCCGCAGCGCAAGGGCGAGGCCGTCGTCTTCAGCAAGGACGAGGGCATCCGCGCGGAGACCACGGTCGAGTCGCTCGGCAAGCTGCGCCCCGCGTTCACCAAGGACGGCACGATCACCGCCGGCACCTCCTCACAGATCTCGGACGGTGCGGCGGCCGTGGTCGTGATGAGCAAGACCAAGGCGCAGGAGCTGGGCCTGGAGTGGATCGCCGAGATCGGCGCCCACGGAAATGTGGCGGGACCCGACAACTCCCTCCAGTCGCAGCCCTCGAACGCGATCCTGCACGCCCTGAAGAAGGAGGGCCTGGAGGTCGAGAGCCTCGACCTGATCGAGATCAACGAGGCCTTCGCCGCCGTCGCGGTGCAGTCAATGAAGGACCTCGGGGTGTCCACGGAAAAGGTGAACGTCAACGGCGGCGCCATCGCCCTGGGCCACCCCATCGGCATGTCGGGCGCCCGCCTGGTCCTGCACCTCGCCCTGGAGCTCAAGCGGCGCGGCGGCGGGGTCGGCGCGGCGGCACTGTGCGGCGGCGGCGGTCAGGGTGACGCGCTGATCGTGCGGGTACCCAAGGCCTGA
- the mce gene encoding methylmalonyl-CoA epimerase: MLTRIDHIGIACFDLDTTVEFYRATYGFEVFHSEVNEEQGVREAMLKINNTDDGGASYLQLLEPTREDSAVGKWLAKNGEGVHHIAFGTADVDTDSEDIRGKGVRVLYEEPRRGSMGSRITFLHPKDCHGVLTELVTSAPVESPEH, translated from the coding sequence ATGCTGACGCGAATCGACCACATCGGGATCGCCTGCTTCGACCTCGACACGACCGTCGAGTTCTACCGGGCCACGTACGGCTTCGAGGTGTTCCACTCCGAGGTCAACGAGGAACAGGGCGTACGCGAGGCCATGTTGAAGATCAACAACACGGACGACGGCGGCGCCTCCTACCTCCAGCTCCTGGAGCCCACCCGCGAGGACTCCGCCGTAGGAAAGTGGCTGGCGAAGAACGGGGAGGGGGTCCATCACATCGCCTTCGGTACGGCGGATGTGGATACGGACTCCGAGGACATCCGGGGGAAGGGCGTACGCGTTCTGTACGAGGAGCCCCGACGCGGTTCCATGGGGTCACGGATCACGTTCCTGCACCCAAAGGATTGCCATGGCGTACTGACAGAACTGGTCACTTCGGCGCCTGTTGAGTCACCTGAGCACTGA
- the scy gene encoding polarized growth protein Scy has product MRGYERQEREPAADVDHLSRFEAEMERLKTEREKAIQHAEDLGYQVEVLRAKLHEARRTLMSRPAYDGGDIGYQAEQMLRNAQVQADQLRQDAERELSQARAQTQRILQEHAEQAARLQAELHQEAVTRRQQLDQELGERRQTVESHVNENVAWAEQLRARSESQARRLVDESRAEAEQALAAARAEAERVATEARQRLEIDAETARAEAEQLLRRARTDAERLLNAASSQAQEATDHAEQLRSSTVNESDSARRQATELSRTAETRMAEAETSLREARLEAEKVLSEAKEAAAKALSSAESANEQRTRTAKEQVARLVTEATKEAESTKSDAEQVVAEAQAKADKIVAEAEENARSLTAEETASQLAKAARTAEDVLDKASEDAKNTTKAATEEAERIRSEAEAEADRLRAQAHDIAEGLKGAAKDDTKEYRAKTVELQEEARRLRGEAEQLRADAVGEGERIRAEARREAVQQIEEAARTAEELLSKARADADELRQTATTDSEKVRTEAIERATTLRRQAEETLDRTRKEAERHRSEVIEQSEGIKADAEQAARDLRDETERAIEARREEAAEGLTRLHTETEERLAAAEQALTDAREEAERIRREAAEETERLRGEAADRIRSLQAQAETEADRLRNEAAGDASASRAEGEAIAVRLRSEASAEAERLKTEAQDTADRVRAEAQAAAERLATEASETLAAAQEEAVRRRREAEELLGSAREEAGQERERAREQSEELLASARNRVEEAQSEAVRLVEEADRRANEMVSGAEQHAQQVRESVAGLHEQAQEEIAGIRSAAEHVADRTRREAQEEADRVRADAYSERERATEDANRVRRRAAEETDAAKALAERTVSDAIAESERLRSESAEHAQQVRTQASDTIAQADQDAARARADAREDANRIRSDAATQADTLITEVTAEAERLQTETINEAERVRSEAVAKAGKLVSDATGDAERLRAEAADTVGSAQQQAERIRNESNRLKANAEAAAERVTSAAREESERTLDEARKEANKRRSEAAEQVDTLITETAAEADKLLSEAQQQAQKTTADAEAQADSMVGAARNEADRLVSEGTVEGNSRVERARTDADELLVGARRDATAIRERSEELRDRITTEIENLHERARRESAETMKSAGDRCDALIKAAEEQLGKAQMKAKELVSDANSEAGKVRIAAVKKAEGLLKEAEQKKSTLIREAEELKAEAIREARRTVEEGKRDLEVLVRRREDINAEISRVQDVLEALESFEAPTAAKDGGVKAGATAGATRSGGKSVEG; this is encoded by the coding sequence GTGCGGGGCTACGAACGCCAGGAGCGAGAGCCGGCGGCTGACGTCGACCACCTCTCTCGGTTCGAGGCCGAGATGGAGCGGCTGAAGACCGAGCGGGAAAAGGCGATCCAGCATGCCGAGGACCTCGGCTACCAGGTCGAGGTGCTGCGCGCCAAGCTGCACGAGGCGCGCCGCACCCTCATGTCCCGACCGGCTTACGACGGCGGTGACATCGGCTATCAGGCCGAGCAGATGCTTCGTAATGCCCAGGTCCAGGCCGACCAGTTGCGGCAGGACGCCGAGCGGGAGCTGAGCCAGGCCCGCGCGCAGACCCAGCGCATCCTCCAGGAGCACGCCGAGCAGGCCGCGCGCCTCCAGGCGGAGCTGCACCAGGAGGCGGTGACCCGGCGCCAGCAGCTCGACCAGGAGCTGGGAGAGCGCCGGCAGACCGTCGAGTCGCACGTCAACGAGAACGTGGCGTGGGCCGAGCAGCTCCGCGCCCGCTCGGAGTCGCAGGCCCGCCGTCTCGTGGACGAGTCGCGCGCCGAGGCCGAGCAGGCGCTGGCCGCCGCCCGCGCCGAGGCCGAGCGCGTCGCCACCGAGGCCCGGCAGCGGCTGGAGATCGACGCCGAGACGGCCCGCGCGGAGGCCGAGCAGCTGCTGCGCCGCGCCCGCACGGACGCCGAGCGGCTGCTGAACGCGGCGTCCTCGCAGGCCCAGGAGGCCACCGACCACGCCGAGCAGCTGCGCAGCTCCACGGTCAACGAGTCGGATTCCGCCCGCCGTCAGGCCACCGAGCTGAGCCGGACCGCCGAGACCCGCATGGCCGAGGCCGAAACCTCACTGCGTGAGGCGCGCCTGGAGGCGGAGAAGGTCCTCTCCGAGGCGAAGGAGGCCGCCGCCAAGGCGCTCTCCAGCGCCGAGTCGGCCAACGAGCAGCGCACCCGTACGGCGAAGGAGCAGGTCGCCCGGCTGGTGACGGAGGCCACCAAGGAGGCCGAGTCCACCAAGTCGGACGCCGAGCAGGTCGTCGCCGAGGCCCAGGCCAAGGCCGACAAGATCGTCGCGGAGGCCGAGGAGAACGCCCGCAGCCTCACCGCCGAGGAGACCGCCTCCCAGCTCGCGAAGGCCGCCCGTACCGCCGAGGACGTCCTCGACAAGGCGTCCGAGGACGCCAAGAACACCACGAAGGCCGCCACCGAGGAGGCCGAGCGGATCCGCTCCGAGGCGGAGGCCGAGGCCGACCGGCTGCGCGCCCAGGCGCACGACATCGCCGAGGGGCTCAAGGGCGCGGCGAAGGACGACACCAAGGAGTACCGGGCCAAGACGGTCGAGTTGCAGGAGGAGGCGCGCCGGCTGCGCGGCGAGGCCGAGCAGCTGCGCGCCGACGCGGTCGGCGAGGGCGAGCGCATCCGCGCCGAGGCCCGCCGCGAGGCCGTCCAGCAGATCGAGGAGGCGGCCAGGACCGCCGAGGAACTGCTGTCCAAGGCCCGCGCCGACGCCGACGAGCTGCGCCAGACCGCCACCACGGACAGCGAGAAGGTCCGCACCGAGGCCATCGAGCGCGCCACCACGCTGCGCCGGCAGGCCGAGGAGACCCTCGACCGCACCCGCAAGGAGGCCGAGCGGCACCGCTCCGAGGTCATCGAGCAGTCCGAGGGCATCAAGGCGGATGCCGAACAGGCCGCACGCGACCTGCGCGACGAGACCGAGCGGGCCATAGAGGCACGCCGCGAGGAGGCCGCCGAGGGCCTGACGCGGCTGCACACGGAGACCGAGGAGCGGCTCGCCGCTGCCGAACAGGCGCTCACCGACGCCCGCGAGGAGGCCGAGCGGATCCGCCGCGAGGCCGCCGAGGAGACCGAGCGACTGCGCGGCGAGGCCGCCGACCGCATCCGCTCCCTCCAGGCGCAGGCCGAGACGGAGGCCGACCGGCTGCGCAACGAGGCCGCGGGCGACGCGTCCGCGTCCCGCGCCGAGGGCGAGGCCATCGCCGTACGTCTGCGGTCCGAGGCGTCGGCCGAGGCCGAGCGGCTCAAGACCGAGGCGCAGGACACCGCCGACCGCGTCCGCGCGGAGGCCCAGGCCGCCGCCGAGCGACTGGCCACGGAGGCGTCCGAGACGCTGGCCGCCGCCCAGGAGGAGGCCGTACGGCGTCGTCGTGAGGCCGAGGAGCTGCTCGGGTCGGCCCGTGAGGAGGCCGGGCAGGAGCGCGAGCGGGCCCGCGAGCAGAGCGAGGAGCTGCTGGCCTCGGCGCGCAACCGCGTCGAGGAGGCGCAGTCCGAGGCCGTCCGGCTGGTCGAGGAGGCCGACCGGCGCGCGAACGAGATGGTGTCGGGCGCCGAGCAACACGCCCAGCAGGTACGGGAGTCCGTCGCCGGGCTGCACGAGCAGGCGCAGGAGGAGATCGCCGGGATCAGGTCGGCCGCCGAGCACGTGGCGGACCGCACCCGGCGCGAGGCGCAGGAGGAGGCGGACCGGGTCCGCGCCGACGCGTACAGCGAGCGGGAGCGGGCCACCGAGGACGCCAACCGCGTCCGGCGCCGGGCGGCCGAGGAGACGGACGCCGCCAAGGCCCTTGCGGAGCGCACCGTTTCGGACGCCATCGCGGAGTCCGAGCGGCTGCGGTCGGAGTCGGCCGAGCACGCCCAGCAGGTGCGTACCCAGGCCTCGGACACGATCGCGCAGGCCGACCAGGACGCGGCGCGGGCCCGTGCCGACGCCCGCGAGGACGCCAACCGGATCCGTTCGGACGCGGCGACGCAGGCCGACACCCTCATCACCGAGGTGACGGCGGAGGCGGAGCGGCTCCAGACGGAGACGATCAACGAGGCCGAGCGGGTGCGCTCGGAGGCCGTGGCCAAGGCGGGGAAGCTCGTCTCGGACGCGACCGGGGACGCGGAGCGGCTGCGTGCCGAGGCCGCCGACACGGTGGGTTCCGCGCAGCAGCAGGCCGAGCGGATCCGTAACGAGTCCAACCGTCTCAAGGCGAACGCGGAGGCAGCGGCCGAGCGGGTCACCTCGGCGGCGCGCGAGGAGTCCGAGCGGACGCTGGACGAGGCCCGTAAGGAGGCCAACAAACGGCGCTCCGAGGCGGCCGAGCAGGTCGACACCCTCATCACGGAGACCGCGGCCGAGGCCGACAAGCTGCTCAGCGAGGCCCAGCAGCAGGCACAGAAGACGACGGCTGACGCCGAGGCGCAGGCCGACTCGATGGTCGGCGCGGCCCGCAACGAGGCCGACCGGCTGGTGTCCGAGGGCACGGTCGAGGGCAACTCCCGGGTGGAGCGGGCCCGTACGGACGCGGACGAGCTGTTGGTCGGCGCGCGCCGGGACGCCACCGCCATAAGGGAGCGGTCCGAGGAGCTGCGCGACCGCATCACGACCGAGATCGAGAACCTGCACGAGCGGGCCCGCCGTGAGTCCGCCGAGACGATGAAGTCGGCCGGCGACCGCTGCGACGCGCTCATCAAGGCGGCCGAGGAGCAGCTCGGCAAGGCCCAGATGAAGGCCAAGGAACTGGTCTCGGACGCCAACTCCGAGGCGGGCAAGGTCCGTATCGCCGCCGTGAAGAAGGCGGAGGGTCTCCTCAAGGAGGCCGAGCAGAAGAAGTCCACGCTCATCCGCGAGGCCGAGGAGCTGAAGGCGGAGGCGATCCGCGAGGCCCGGCGCACGGTCGAGGAGGGCAAGCGCGATCTGGAGGTGCTCGTCCGCCGCCGCGAGGACATCAACGCCGAAATCTCCCGTGTCCAGGACGTCCTGGAAGCGTTGGAGTCTTTCGAGGCCCCGACAGCGGCCAAGGACGGCGGGGTCAAGGCGGGAGCCACGGCGGGCGCAACTCGTTCGGGTGGCAAGTCCGTTGAAGGCTAG